One Opitutaceae bacterium DNA segment encodes these proteins:
- a CDS encoding sodium:solute symporter, producing the protein MTKRLVRLSCLLGASFSGVAAFASGPDGAYAGRKGGFAWLDYATLVAYLLGMVAIGWYCARRNKNTDDYFKAAGRIPWWAAGLSIYATMLSSLTFMAIPAKAYATDWTFFWANVPILLLAPLIIHLYLPFFRRLNITSAYEYLELRFNLPARLYGSAAFVLFQIGRQAIVLLLPSLALARVSDLDVTTSILIMGILCVVYTVMGGMEAVVWTDVAQTIVLLGAALLSLGLILWGPTGTGLGQFVEVATDAGKFHMFNWTTDPSTSANAFWVILLGNIFINLVPYTSDQAVVQRYMTTRDQSQSARAIWLNAWITIPSTVLFFSIGTALYVFYHQHPDMLDQKQATDVIFPAFIVQNLPIGVAGLVIAGIFAAAQSTVSGSLNSVTTAIMTDFCRRFGFLRDETRSLRAARLITATLGVFATLAALALAQFGFKSLWDAYNSLVGLIGSGLAGLFMLGIFTRRANGVGAMIGALASALVLFVVQKFTDLHFFLYAGIGIVTCAVVGWIASLAFHSSSPSPKGLTIHG; encoded by the coding sequence ATGACGAAGCGTTTGGTTCGCCTGTCCTGCCTGCTTGGCGCATCATTTTCGGGCGTTGCCGCCTTCGCCAGCGGGCCAGACGGTGCCTATGCCGGTCGCAAAGGCGGATTTGCCTGGTTGGACTATGCGACGCTGGTGGCCTACCTCCTCGGCATGGTCGCCATTGGCTGGTATTGCGCGAGGCGCAACAAGAACACCGACGACTACTTCAAGGCGGCCGGACGGATACCCTGGTGGGCGGCTGGACTCAGCATCTATGCGACGATGCTCAGTTCACTCACCTTCATGGCCATACCCGCAAAGGCCTATGCGACCGACTGGACCTTTTTCTGGGCCAACGTTCCCATCCTTCTGCTTGCGCCGCTCATCATCCACTTGTATCTGCCGTTCTTCCGACGGTTGAACATAACCTCGGCCTACGAATATCTGGAGCTTCGATTCAATCTCCCTGCGCGCCTCTACGGCAGCGCGGCATTCGTCCTCTTTCAGATCGGACGCCAGGCCATCGTCCTCCTGCTGCCCTCTCTCGCGCTGGCCAGGGTGAGCGACCTCGATGTCACGACATCCATACTCATCATGGGCATCCTGTGTGTCGTTTACACAGTCATGGGAGGCATGGAGGCGGTGGTTTGGACTGATGTCGCCCAGACTATCGTGCTGCTGGGGGCGGCCCTGCTCAGCCTTGGACTGATCCTGTGGGGGCCGACGGGGACGGGCTTGGGCCAGTTCGTGGAAGTCGCCACGGATGCGGGGAAGTTCCACATGTTCAACTGGACGACTGATCCGAGCACATCAGCCAACGCCTTCTGGGTGATTCTCCTCGGCAATATCTTTATCAATCTCGTGCCGTATACGAGCGATCAGGCGGTTGTGCAGCGCTACATGACCACAAGGGATCAGTCCCAGTCGGCGCGGGCGATCTGGTTGAACGCTTGGATAACCATTCCCTCCACCGTGCTGTTCTTCAGCATCGGAACCGCGCTTTATGTCTTTTACCACCAGCACCCGGACATGCTGGACCAGAAACAAGCCACCGACGTCATATTCCCGGCGTTCATCGTGCAAAATCTTCCTATCGGCGTTGCGGGCCTCGTCATCGCAGGCATCTTTGCGGCCGCGCAGTCCACCGTTTCAGGAAGCCTGAACAGCGTTACAACCGCGATTATGACCGACTTCTGCCGGAGGTTTGGCTTTCTCCGTGATGAAACGCGCAGCCTTCGCGCGGCACGCCTTATAACAGCGACCCTCGGCGTGTTCGCCACATTGGCGGCGCTGGCGCTGGCTCAATTTGGATTCAAGTCACTCTGGGATGCCTACAACAGCCTTGTTGGTTTGATCGGCAGCGGTCTCGCTGGATTGTTCATGCTGGGCATCTTTACCCGGCGCGCCAACGGAGTTGGGGCGATGATCGGCGCGCTCGCCAGCGCCTTGGTCCTCTTTGTCGTGCAGAAGTTCACAGACCTTCATTTCTTTCTCTATGCCGGCATCGGCATCGTCACCTGCGCAGTGGTGGGATGGATCGCAAGCCTCGCGTTTCACTCTTCATCCCCATCTCCCAAGGGTCTGACCATTCATGGTTAG